The following are encoded in a window of bacterium genomic DNA:
- a CDS encoding zincin-like metallopeptidase domain-containing protein, which translates to MRTSVPSTERFDLYRTVTDKIVAAIEAGAGDFVMPWHVSAATGRPTNALTGHGYRGVNVVALWAAAVMAGYGTGWWASYRQWQRLGAQVRRGEYGTVIVFYNRLNTAPTDDLDESDQYRLVARAFRVFNLDQVDGWEPPGSPKVSLVETLAEVEAFVGATKALVVQGGSSACYRRVEDRIDMPARERFRGSPTSSPSEAYYGTLLHELTHWTGARHRLDRTFGTRFGDNDYAVEELVAELGAAFLCADLGIANEPRPDHAAYVASWLQVLNDDRRAIFTAAARANDAVAYLQALCDGAPY; encoded by the coding sequence ATGCGAACCTCTGTACCTTCAACTGAGCGGTTCGACCTGTATCGGACCGTTACTGACAAGATCGTCGCCGCCATCGAGGCGGGAGCCGGCGACTTCGTTATGCCGTGGCATGTGAGTGCTGCGACGGGCCGACCGACCAATGCCCTCACGGGCCACGGCTATCGCGGCGTGAACGTCGTGGCGCTGTGGGCAGCGGCGGTTATGGCGGGATACGGGACCGGATGGTGGGCGAGCTACCGGCAGTGGCAGCGGTTGGGGGCCCAGGTTCGCCGCGGCGAGTACGGGACCGTCATCGTCTTCTACAATCGCCTGAATACCGCCCCGACTGATGACTTGGACGAGTCCGATCAGTACCGGCTCGTCGCCCGCGCCTTCCGGGTCTTCAACCTGGATCAGGTGGACGGGTGGGAGCCGCCGGGATCGCCAAAGGTGTCGCTGGTGGAGACCTTGGCCGAGGTGGAGGCATTCGTCGGCGCCACCAAGGCCCTTGTCGTCCAAGGCGGCTCGAGCGCCTGCTACCGGCGCGTCGAAGATCGCATCGACATGCCGGCACGGGAACGATTCCGGGGGTCCCCAACGAGTTCGCCGAGCGAGGCCTACTACGGCACCCTGCTCCACGAGCTGACGCACTGGACCGGCGCGCGGCATCGCCTGGACCGGACCTTCGGCACCCGTTTCGGCGACAATGACTACGCCGTCGAGGAGCTGGTTGCCGAACTCGGCGCCGCGTTCCTTTGCGCGGATCTCGGCATCGCCAACGAGCCCCGACCGGATCACGCCGCCTATGTGGCGTCCTGGCTCCAGGTTCTGAACGACGATCGCCGCGCCATCTTCACAGCGGCGGCCAGAGCAAACGACGCCGTGGCCTACCTCCAAGCGCTTTGCGATGGCGCGCCGTACTGA